GGATATGTGCTTGAAATGCTTGTTTGTCTTTTTATAATGTTATGAGACCAGAGAAAGTTGAAGTCTTCATCCACTTTTATAATAATTAAGTTCTCTCTGCTTGATGTGCTTACATCATACCTTCCTCCCATCATTGAATAGTACATTGTATTAAGTTTTTCAATGAATAGGTATGAATTGTTTTTTTCATGAATAACTTCATTTATAACATAGTTATGAAACATAATACTGTTATTTACATCTTTGCCTTTTTGCAATTTCTTTTTTTCTTTTTCTCCGAGAAGGCTATTTGCAAACGGTTCCGTTAAAGGAACTTTCTTTAGTATCGCTACCTTATCATTTGAGTCAATATGACTGTAGCCAATTCCTTGAAAGTTTTTAGCTGTTTTGTTGGAATAAATACAGTTGATTTTGATTTCACTTCCTGATTGAGAAAAATGTAAATTATTTATAAATGTAGTTTTATTATATAAATTATTTAATTTTTTCAAACCTTGATCGCAACGATATATTTCATAGTTATAATTGGGCGTATTTTCATCTCCCTTATTTTTATGTTTATACTTTTTAACACCAAGGTAAATTTCACCATTATTAGTTATTATTTCTGCATCTAAAGTTGCGTAACCTTTGATATCTGATTTTTGATGATTTATTAGATTTAGATTGCTATCAAATGCTGCAATATCAATCGGTAAATGATCCGCTCTTTTATCATAATAATCAAAATATCCACTTTTTTGAATAGTAGCGTGTACTTCCACTGTGGATTTTTCTCCAAAATCCCCTATAAAAGCAAGTTTGCTTTCATCTTCGGATTCTATAATCTTAAAATTCACTGTATCGAAAACTCTACCTTTACTTTTTATGTCCACACTAAATAATTTTTCTTTATCGTTAAATTTTTTTAACGCTGGATTGTATTTTCTTTTATAGACAATAATTACATCACCATCTTTATCAAATAATCTGGTGATGGCAAAAAAGTCGTCAGATACTTGGCGAGTTGTCATAAGACTTTCATGTTTTTCAAATTCAATTTCAAGAACTGTTTTTCTCTCTAGAGTTGAACTAAATTCTTCTATAGCATATTCCGTTTTTTTACCGTAAGGATTATTAAGTTGCTCAACTAAAAAGGTTTCTCCTTTTGTATCTAGTTGGTAATATGTTCGATCTCTATAATCCTTTTCTTTAAATGGCTGTCCAAAATCAATTTTTTTAAGTAATTGATTTTGAGAATTTGCGTTTATGCATGTCAATAGCATTATAGATAGTATTAGTGCAATATTTTTCATGGTTTTGTTGTATTTGTTTGCTCAAGTAATTGAAGGTTGATTGATGGATGCAATATAGTTTTTTTTGTGATTATTATTATTTTTAGTTGTTTTTTTGCTAATTAATTTGTTTGTAAAATAATATTTATTGTTTTATATATTCCTGTGAAAGTATATACTAAGGCTTCTGTATTCGAAAAAAATGGAATTTGAAAGAAGGTGACCTTGGAGAGTTTAAAATCCCTATCGTTACTTCCAGCGATTCCTTTACTGAAGAAGAGTGGCTAAGAATGAAACAAATTGCTGATAATCTTGAGAAGTCTCTTCACAAGAAAAGAGCTGTTAGTTTTTAACAAAAAAAAGGACTAGCATCATATTAAGAATGTACTAGCCCTCCTTTTAATTCATTATACAAATAAACTATATTCACCCTTCTTAATCCTTAGCAATGTCGCAATATCATTCCCTTGGTAGTACTCTTTCAATAAGCGTAAAACATCTTGGTGATTGTCTTTGATATTCTTAATATTCCATTCTTGATAGTTCATGAATACATTATTGGTATTCGCTCTTGCTTCAATACCCTCTTTGTATTTACTAACTTTTTTATGATAATCAGAATTACTCAAAGATGCATTCTTTCGTCTATCTAGTAGAATTATATTACCCAATCTATGCAACCATAAAGCATGATCTTCATCTGAGATATTCTTCCAATATTCATTCGTTTTTTTTCTAGGCATAATGTGCTCTACAGAAGATTGGGATTTATTAAACTGCATACGAGTAGAAATATTTCCTCGAATAAGATCAAGTTTTAATAGCAAATAGCGAGTTTTATTAATCCTATTACCCGCAAATCCTCCCCATTTTTCTTTATCAAGTACATCAAAAAAATCTTCCAGGTTAATTTGTTGGGTAGTGGAGTTTTCATCCTGATAATCATAATCAATAATGGTCGAATCAAAGAATTGATCACAAGCTTCTTTCAAACTTATATTTTCATTCTCAATTTTTTCGAAGCATTCATCGATTTTTCTTAAAATAGTAAAGATTCTGGTTTGGGATTGACGTTTTCCCATAAGCCAAGTAATAGAAAGTAGATTGTCAAGCTTCAAGAAATACTCAACTATTCGATATTCTCCAAATCGTTCTCTATATAACATCATAGGAGACATATATTGACTACCGAAAACAGAGGTTAATATATAATTTAGATTTGAAAATAAACAACTCGTATCCTTATCTATAAATTCACCATTAGTAATGGCTTTGTAATGTTCAATATATTTTGATACAAAATCAATCGTATCGATACCTTTTACTAATTTATCTTTTTTACGATTATATAAATGGTTAAAGGCTTTAGTTAGACTTTGATTATCATCACTACGGTATTTCATTTTTATGAAAACCAGATTCCATAAGAAGTCATCAAAATGGTTGAAAGGAGCATTGATAGTGTTCTCTAGCTCAGACCATTTTTCAGCATATTCTTTTCGGGTCTTATCGTCTTGAATTTCTCTCAGGTTTTGAGCTCTTAAGATATCACTTACTTGCAGCTGTAGCCCTCTGCTGTTCAGTACTGTAAATAGATTGTAGGCATCATCTAGATTATCAGGAGTAGCAAGAAAGAGTGCTAACACTTTAGACGAGAGATAAGTAAAGAAGCTTGCAATGCTCTTCTGAAAGTTATCACCTTCTTCTGTTCTCTTTTCCTCCCACCATTTGTGCATCGTGACTATCGCCATAGCCATGTTTCTAACGGAAGAGGATTGCTGATGATTTGTAGCTATTTGTTTGAGTTTATCAAGCTCTAATGTACCATTTTCTTTCAATAAGTAGTTAGCAAGAAATTGTTCATCATCTCTTATCTCAAACTCTATACGGTTACGAGAAGGAATTCCATCAAATTTATTACCTTCTTGGCATAGTCGTTTAGTGACAGTATCTTTTAGTTGTTTTTCCTCACCAAGGTCACGCATAACGCCATGTAATAAATATAGTGTGATGAAACGCTGTTGGCCATCCAATATGTCTTGGCACTCATAACTTGTGTCATCGGTTGTTTTCTTTTTGGTATTCCATATCATGCAACCTAAAAAATACTCTTTATCTGCACTATTATCCATCGCATGCTGTAGGTCATCAAGTAGCGTAATGACTTGCTCTTCTCCCCAAACATAAGGTCTTTGGTACTCTGGTATGTTATAAAATTTGTCGGAAGAAAATATTTCTCTTATGTATTTCTTCCCAGTGTCTAGTTTGTAATCCATATTTATTAAAAAGTATATTATGTATTTAAAGGTTCATTGTCGTAAACTGATATTATTTCATTTGTCATTGTTGATAGTATTTCCTTATCCCTTCTCCGCATCAATAAGCACACTTTCTCTTCCAAACAAGTCTTTTGAGTGCGTGAAGGCAAATTGTTCAAAAAGACTTTCCTTGTCGAATACTTTTTTGCTGAAGCTATTATTTTGAAAAAATAGAGTGTTAGACATAAAACAGTTTGTTAATTGAATTTAACACCTTTAAGAAGTTCCTTTAATGTGTAGCCTCCATCAACAGTAAGTGTATTTGTTAAAAAAGTTTCACGATCAACGTTTAATACAGTATCTGATTTTAATTGATCTTGAAAAGAGTCTAATTTATTTTTACTGAATTTATCTACTTGATCTTGTGTGAATTGTTTTCCTGAACTTGGGATGGTATTTTTTTGTCCATTATATTCCCATTTAATGGTCTTACAATCTGGATAAGTAGTGATTTTATTGTTTTCGGTTATAAAATCTTGTATAAGACGGTATTCACACCAATATTTTTCTTTTGGATGTGTAAACTTTATTTGGCAATCTTTCATTAGAATCACCTTTTTGAATGTGAGATGAATTTGCTTTATTTTATCTAATATTGTAAAAGCATTATCTAATTCATACTTGTATACAGGAGCTGATAACTCGGAATAATGTGCTTGTGGGTTTAAGATCAAAAGTTTGGACTGTTCAAAATGGTCAATTGTACTTTTAGGAACAGGACTGCCTAGGAGATTAGCTCTTTCGATAAATTTTTTCCATAAATTATTTAAAGTTATAAACTTATCGTCAGCAGTTTTAATAGTTTCGATAGGTAATTTTTCTCTAATTACTTTTTCGAACGATTTTCTAAGATAAAGAGAGCAAGTAGTATAATCTTTTTTGTCAAAATATTTCTTAGCTTTTTCTTCATCCGAATAATCACTGTCTATTATTAGAGGTTTTTCAAATTTATCTTCAGCGCAATGATGTGAATACATCTCTTTAATTTTCCATGAAGATTCTACTTTATTTTGTTTAAGTTTATTCTTTACGAAGTTGAATAAATTAATGTCATGAGTAAAAAATAGAGTTTGATAATCATTAAATTCATCCAATAAGATATCAAGAACAATTTCTCTATTTGACATGTCCAAACTGATTAGAAGATCATCTATGATTAGGAGTTTAGTGAAATTCTCAAATTTAGGTCGTTTCTTTAACATTGCTAATCTTAATGAAAGAAATATCGCTGTTAGTTTTGCTTCATTTAAAAAAGTATGAGGCCTACTTATGTTTTTTTTATTATCATCTATTTTATCGCTATTAAATTCTACTGATAAATTAATTTTAGGACTATCTAATTTTCCTTGATTCGATTTTTCAACTAAGTCATGATTAAAAGTATAATCTTCTTCTAATTCTATTGAAAAAGTTAGATTCTCATGAAATTTCTCTTTGAGATATTTATTTGCTGATTCACTGATAGTAAGTAAATAATTAGA
The Aureibacter tunicatorum DNA segment above includes these coding regions:
- a CDS encoding DUF262 domain-containing HNH endonuclease family protein → MDYKLDTGKKYIREIFSSDKFYNIPEYQRPYVWGEEQVITLLDDLQHAMDNSADKEYFLGCMIWNTKKKTTDDTSYECQDILDGQQRFITLYLLHGVMRDLGEEKQLKDTVTKRLCQEGNKFDGIPSRNRIEFEIRDDEQFLANYLLKENGTLELDKLKQIATNHQQSSSVRNMAMAIVTMHKWWEEKRTEEGDNFQKSIASFFTYLSSKVLALFLATPDNLDDAYNLFTVLNSRGLQLQVSDILRAQNLREIQDDKTRKEYAEKWSELENTINAPFNHFDDFLWNLVFIKMKYRSDDNQSLTKAFNHLYNRKKDKLVKGIDTIDFVSKYIEHYKAITNGEFIDKDTSCLFSNLNYILTSVFGSQYMSPMMLYRERFGEYRIVEYFLKLDNLLSITWLMGKRQSQTRIFTILRKIDECFEKIENENISLKEACDQFFDSTIIDYDYQDENSTTQQINLEDFFDVLDKEKWGGFAGNRINKTRYLLLKLDLIRGNISTRMQFNKSQSSVEHIMPRKKTNEYWKNISDEDHALWLHRLGNIILLDRRKNASLSNSDYHKKVSKYKEGIEARANTNNVFMNYQEWNIKNIKDNHQDVLRLLKEYYQGNDIATLLRIKKGEYSLFV
- a CDS encoding AAA family ATPase, producing MKQLKSISLRNFKFFYGEEANDSNTINLEGKNLLVYGENGSGKSSVYWAFYTILQSYLKNDNSEITKYFTAETPPKPSNLKNRYASNDTKSGIDLVFIDESENEITKTVSDTEINTKGGNNEIEKIHTISDFLNYKYISKFYDFRNSQNADLFDLFEKELLMFIDFGEEVYHFQSGINQGKFANKWWEYISSEYINLPKWTSNNKKVHFLKKETKNYINQFEDFKKKLSNYLLTISESANKYLKEKFHENLTFSIELEEDYTFNHDLVEKSNQGKLDSPKINLSVEFNSDKIDDNKKNISRPHTFLNEAKLTAIFLSLRLAMLKKRPKFENFTKLLIIDDLLISLDMSNREIVLDILLDEFNDYQTLFFTHDINLFNFVKNKLKQNKVESSWKIKEMYSHHCAEDKFEKPLIIDSDYSDEEKAKKYFDKKDYTTCSLYLRKSFEKVIREKLPIETIKTADDKFITLNNLWKKFIERANLLGSPVPKSTIDHFEQSKLLILNPQAHYSELSAPVYKYELDNAFTILDKIKQIHLTFKKVILMKDCQIKFTHPKEKYWCEYRLIQDFITENNKITTYPDCKTIKWEYNGQKNTIPSSGKQFTQDQVDKFSKNKLDSFQDQLKSDTVLNVDRETFLTNTLTVDGGYTLKELLKGVKFN